The following proteins are encoded in a genomic region of Protaetiibacter sp. SSC-01:
- a CDS encoding asparaginase, which produces MTHPLDAAGSVELALVERSAVPESRHLGAAVLVDADGSVVRALGDSDALIYPRSTLKLAQATAVELLGVVFDEEQTVLSAASHAGTPAHVAVVERMLEGAGLDEDALGCPADWPGDAAARRAASGPRRITMNCSGKHAGFLAACVERGWDTADYLDTRHPVQQQVLTTVEALASETIRHVGVDGCGAPIPTLSLTGLARVASRTARGGTNLGDAIRRHPWAIDGPGRANTVTIERTGLVAKLGAEGVLVLVTPGGEAVAVKSLDGAHRATTPVGLELLVREGLLAREVADDTLAALADPWTTLRVAF; this is translated from the coding sequence GTGACGCATCCGCTCGACGCCGCGGGCTCGGTCGAGCTCGCGCTCGTGGAGCGCTCGGCCGTGCCCGAGTCGCGGCACCTCGGCGCGGCCGTCCTGGTCGACGCCGACGGATCGGTCGTGCGTGCCCTCGGCGACTCCGACGCGCTCATCTACCCGCGCTCGACGCTCAAGCTCGCCCAGGCGACGGCCGTCGAGCTGCTCGGCGTCGTGTTCGACGAGGAGCAGACCGTGCTCTCCGCGGCGAGCCACGCGGGCACACCCGCCCACGTCGCCGTCGTCGAGCGGATGCTCGAAGGCGCCGGGCTCGACGAGGACGCGCTCGGGTGCCCCGCCGACTGGCCGGGCGACGCCGCGGCCCGCCGTGCGGCATCCGGACCCCGTCGCATCACGATGAACTGCTCCGGCAAGCACGCCGGGTTCCTCGCGGCGTGCGTCGAACGCGGCTGGGACACCGCGGACTACCTCGACACACGGCACCCCGTGCAGCAGCAGGTGCTGACGACCGTCGAGGCGCTCGCGAGCGAGACCATCCGGCACGTGGGGGTCGACGGATGCGGCGCCCCGATCCCGACGCTGAGCCTCACCGGTCTCGCGCGTGTCGCGTCGCGCACAGCGCGCGGGGGCACGAACCTCGGCGACGCCATCCGCCGCCACCCGTGGGCGATCGACGGCCCCGGACGGGCCAACACCGTCACGATCGAGCGCACGGGCCTCGTCGCGAAGCTCGGCGCGGAGGGCGTGCTCGTGCTCGTCACGCCCGGCGGTGAGGCCGTCGCCGTGAAGTCCCTCGACGGCGCGCACCGTGCGACGACCCCCGTCGGTCTCGAGCTGCTCGTGCGCGAGGGTCTGCTCGCGCGCGAGGTCGCCGACGACACCCTCGCGGCCCTCGCCGACCCGTGGACGACGCTGCGCGTGGCCTTCTAG
- the gabT gene encoding 4-aminobutyrate--2-oxoglutarate transaminase has product MTDTLTPPTVAPLELERRVVTAIPGPRSTELQERRRQVVSDGVSSALPVFIERAHGAILVDVDGNQFIDLGAGIGVTTIGHTDDAVVAAAAAQLAEVTHTLFTITPYEEYVRVAELLAEHTPGDFAKKTVLVNSGAEAVENGVKIARKYTGRRGVAVLEHAYHGRTNLTMAMNFKAMPYAAGFGPLAGDVYRAPNSYPLHDGLSGAEAAARTISYLEKTVGAADLACLVVEPIQGEGGFIVPAEGYLPALQEWCTANGVVFIADEIQSGMARTGAYFASEHFGLVPDLVLSAKGIAGGLPLAGVTGRAEIMDAAQPGGLGGTFGGNPVACAAAVAVFDRIERDGLLAEAARIEAGLRPALEALRERYPVIAEVRGIGAMLAVELLDPETHEPRADLPARIAAEAAQRGVLVLTAGTYGNVLRFLPSLALDEALLADAVEVLAESFAAAGA; this is encoded by the coding sequence ATGACCGACACGCTGACCCCTCCCACGGTAGCGCCGCTCGAGCTCGAGCGTCGCGTCGTCACCGCGATCCCCGGACCGCGGTCGACCGAGCTGCAGGAGCGACGTCGACAGGTCGTGTCGGACGGCGTCTCGAGCGCCCTGCCCGTCTTCATCGAGCGAGCGCACGGCGCGATCCTCGTCGACGTCGACGGCAACCAGTTCATCGACCTCGGCGCGGGCATCGGCGTCACGACGATCGGGCACACGGATGACGCGGTCGTCGCCGCCGCCGCCGCCCAGCTCGCCGAGGTCACGCATACGCTCTTCACCATCACGCCCTACGAGGAGTACGTGCGCGTCGCGGAGCTGCTCGCCGAGCACACCCCCGGCGACTTCGCGAAGAAGACCGTGCTCGTGAACTCGGGTGCCGAGGCCGTCGAGAACGGCGTCAAGATCGCGCGCAAGTACACCGGCCGCCGCGGTGTCGCCGTGCTCGAGCACGCGTACCACGGCCGCACGAACCTCACGATGGCCATGAACTTCAAGGCCATGCCGTACGCGGCCGGCTTCGGCCCGCTCGCGGGCGACGTCTACCGCGCCCCCAACTCCTACCCGCTGCACGACGGCCTCTCGGGCGCGGAGGCCGCGGCCCGCACCATCTCGTACCTCGAGAAGACCGTCGGGGCGGCCGACCTCGCGTGCCTCGTGGTCGAGCCCATCCAGGGCGAGGGCGGCTTCATCGTGCCCGCCGAGGGCTACCTGCCCGCGCTCCAGGAGTGGTGCACCGCGAACGGCGTCGTCTTCATCGCCGACGAGATCCAGTCGGGCATGGCCCGCACGGGCGCGTACTTCGCGAGCGAGCACTTCGGCCTCGTGCCCGACCTCGTGCTCTCGGCGAAGGGCATCGCGGGCGGCCTGCCGCTCGCGGGCGTCACGGGACGCGCCGAGATCATGGATGCCGCACAGCCCGGCGGCCTCGGCGGCACCTTCGGCGGCAACCCGGTCGCGTGCGCCGCCGCCGTCGCCGTGTTCGACCGCATCGAGCGCGATGGTCTCCTCGCGGAGGCGGCGCGCATCGAGGCGGGGCTGCGACCCGCCCTCGAGGCGCTGCGCGAGCGCTACCCCGTCATCGCCGAGGTGCGCGGCATCGGCGCCATGCTCGCCGTCGAGCTGCTCGACCCGGAGACGCACGAGCCGCGGGCCGACCTCCCCGCGCGGATCGCGGCCGAGGCCGCCCAGCGCGGCGTGCTCGTGCTCACCGCCGGCACCTACGGCAACGTGCTGCGTTTCCTGCCGAGCCTCGCGCTCGACGAGGCGCTCCTCGCCGACGCCGTCGAGGTGCTCGCCGAGTCGTTCGCGGCGGCGGGCGCGTGA
- a CDS encoding OsmC family protein: protein MHHRHEYAVSVEWTGNRGTGTSGYRDYGRDHIVRAEGKLHELAGSSDRVFHGDRERWNPEELLLAALSQCHLLSYLHVASSRGIVVVGYTDEATGTMEQTANGGGHFTEATLRPVVTIAAGDPAVALEAHHEASEKCFIAASVNFPVHHEPRIVLADDPANA from the coding sequence ATGCACCACCGCCACGAATACGCGGTTTCCGTCGAATGGACGGGCAACCGCGGCACGGGCACGTCCGGCTACCGGGACTACGGGCGCGACCACATCGTGCGCGCGGAGGGCAAGCTCCACGAGCTCGCGGGCTCGAGCGACCGCGTCTTCCACGGCGACCGTGAGCGCTGGAATCCGGAGGAGCTGCTGCTCGCGGCGCTCAGCCAGTGCCACCTGCTGAGCTACCTGCACGTCGCGTCGTCCCGCGGCATCGTCGTCGTCGGCTACACCGACGAGGCGACCGGCACGATGGAGCAGACCGCGAACGGCGGCGGCCACTTCACGGAGGCGACGCTGCGTCCCGTCGTGACGATCGCGGCGGGCGACCCCGCCGTCGCCCTCGAGGCCCACCACGAGGCCTCGGAGAAGTGCTTCATCGCGGCATCGGTCAACTTCCCCGTGCACCACGAGCCGCGCATCGTGCTCGCGGACGACCCCGCGAACGCGTAG
- the gabT gene encoding 4-aminobutyrate--2-oxoglutarate transaminase, translating into MAFSVPQERKLVTELPGPQSRALQERRVASVSRGAGTLANIYMDHGSGAILVDVDGNQLIDLGCGIGVTTIGHAHPEVAEAVAEQAAKLTHTLFTVTPYENYVRVAEKLAQITPGDFEKHTILVNSGAEAVENAVKIARRFTGRRAIVSLDHAFHGRTNLTMAMTYRPWPERAGMGPFPGELYSVPVSYPFRDGLTGEEAAARTIDYIETHIGASEVAAFFAEPIQGDGGIVIPAPGYFAAIKRFCEENGIVFVADEIQAGIARTGAWYSIEHHGVVPDLVTTAKGIAGGLPLAAVTGRADIMDAVQPGGIGGTFGGNPVSTAAALKVFEIIERDGLIAEAQRVERSIRARIGDWPERFDVVGEVRGKGAMFGIELVEPGTTKPNAPALASVLRHATANGVIPLDAGSWDSVLRLLPSVVISDELIDDAAGVLEEALAAL; encoded by the coding sequence ATGGCCTTCAGCGTCCCCCAGGAGCGGAAGCTCGTCACCGAACTCCCCGGCCCCCAGTCCCGCGCCCTCCAGGAACGACGGGTCGCATCCGTCTCCCGTGGCGCCGGGACCCTCGCCAACATCTACATGGACCACGGCTCGGGCGCGATCCTCGTCGACGTCGACGGCAACCAGCTCATCGACCTCGGCTGCGGCATCGGCGTCACGACGATCGGCCACGCGCATCCCGAGGTCGCGGAGGCCGTCGCCGAGCAGGCGGCGAAGCTCACCCACACGCTCTTCACGGTCACGCCGTACGAGAACTACGTGCGCGTCGCCGAGAAGCTCGCCCAGATCACCCCCGGCGACTTCGAGAAGCACACGATCCTCGTCAACTCGGGTGCCGAGGCGGTCGAGAACGCCGTCAAGATCGCGCGCCGCTTCACCGGACGCCGCGCGATCGTGAGCCTCGACCACGCCTTCCACGGCCGCACGAACCTCACGATGGCGATGACCTACCGCCCGTGGCCCGAGCGCGCCGGCATGGGCCCCTTCCCGGGCGAGCTGTACTCCGTCCCCGTCTCGTACCCGTTCCGCGACGGGCTCACGGGCGAGGAGGCCGCCGCCCGCACGATCGACTACATCGAGACCCACATCGGCGCCTCCGAGGTCGCGGCCTTCTTCGCCGAGCCGATCCAGGGCGACGGCGGCATCGTCATCCCCGCCCCCGGCTACTTCGCCGCCATCAAGCGCTTCTGCGAGGAGAACGGCATCGTCTTCGTCGCCGACGAGATCCAGGCCGGCATCGCGCGCACGGGCGCGTGGTACTCGATCGAGCATCACGGCGTCGTGCCCGACCTCGTGACGACCGCGAAGGGAATCGCGGGCGGTCTGCCCCTCGCCGCCGTCACGGGCCGCGCCGACATCATGGATGCCGTGCAGCCCGGCGGCATCGGCGGCACCTTCGGCGGCAACCCCGTCTCGACGGCCGCCGCGCTCAAGGTGTTCGAGATCATCGAGCGCGACGGGCTCATCGCCGAGGCGCAGCGCGTCGAGCGCAGCATCCGGGCACGCATCGGGGACTGGCCCGAGCGCTTCGACGTCGTCGGCGAGGTGCGCGGCAAGGGCGCCATGTTCGGCATCGAGCTCGTCGAGCCGGGCACGACGAAGCCCAACGCCCCCGCTCTCGCCTCCGTGCTGCGGCACGCGACCGCGAACGGCGTCATCCCGCTCGACGCGGGATCGTGGGACTCGGTCCTGCGGCTGCTCCCGAGCGTCGTCATCAGCGACGAGCTGATCGACGACGCGGCGGGTGTGCTCGAAGAGGCCCTCGCCGCCCTGTAA
- a CDS encoding FKBP-type peptidyl-prolyl cis-trans isomerase, which yields MPRVLPVLTVAALAVALAGCTTGDPDTGSTPDPSASASGERVCATPGDGTDKVDVTGEFGAVPTVVVDSPIEVDDTERRVLIEGEGEAAAYGDTVRVDFTLYNGTTGEAATQTDYAEGAQAQFVLNEAAFIPGLVKTIECSKPGARVIGVVPAAQAFGENGLADFNISAGDTVVFVVDVVSVDAPLQPAEWTENVPTVERDADGIPVVTLPEGAAPTELLATVLEEGDGATVVAGDSVTLNYQGTSWEKNEIFDQSFGGDPATFATTQVVQGFGAALVGQKVGSTVLVVIPPSLAYGDDPQAHQLGGQTLVFLIDILGVNGV from the coding sequence GTGCCCCGCGTCCTTCCCGTCCTGACCGTCGCCGCGCTCGCGGTCGCCCTCGCCGGGTGCACCACCGGCGACCCCGACACGGGCTCGACGCCCGACCCCTCGGCCTCCGCATCGGGCGAGCGCGTGTGCGCCACGCCGGGCGACGGCACCGACAAGGTCGACGTGACCGGCGAGTTCGGCGCCGTGCCGACGGTCGTCGTGGACTCGCCCATCGAGGTCGACGACACGGAGCGCCGCGTGCTCATCGAGGGCGAGGGCGAGGCGGCCGCCTACGGCGACACCGTGCGCGTCGACTTCACCCTCTACAACGGCACGACGGGCGAGGCCGCCACCCAGACCGACTACGCGGAGGGCGCCCAGGCGCAGTTCGTGCTCAACGAGGCCGCGTTCATCCCGGGTCTCGTGAAGACGATCGAGTGCTCGAAGCCCGGCGCCCGCGTCATCGGCGTCGTGCCCGCGGCGCAGGCCTTCGGCGAGAACGGCCTCGCCGACTTCAACATCTCGGCGGGCGACACGGTCGTGTTCGTCGTCGACGTCGTGTCGGTCGACGCTCCGCTGCAGCCCGCGGAGTGGACCGAGAACGTGCCGACCGTCGAGCGCGACGCCGACGGCATCCCGGTCGTGACGCTGCCCGAGGGCGCCGCGCCGACCGAGCTGCTCGCGACCGTGCTCGAGGAGGGCGACGGTGCGACCGTCGTCGCCGGCGACAGCGTCACCCTGAACTACCAGGGCACGAGCTGGGAGAAGAACGAGATCTTCGACCAGAGCTTCGGCGGCGACCCCGCGACCTTCGCGACGACGCAGGTCGTCCAGGGCTTCGGCGCGGCCCTCGTCGGGCAGAAGGTCGGCTCGACCGTGCTCGTCGTGATCCCGCCGTCGCTCGCCTACGGCGACGACCCGCAGGCGCACCAGCTCGGCGGCCAGACGCTCGTGTTCCTCATCGACATCCTGGGCGTCAACGGGGTCTGA
- the dxr gene encoding 1-deoxy-D-xylulose-5-phosphate reductoisomerase: MSRRRVLVLGSTGSIGVQALEVIAANPDRFELVGMAAGRNADALARQAAETGVARTALGIDEAVALVRELEADVVLNGITGSVGLGATLAALETGATLALANKESLIVGGELVLAAAAPGQIVPVDSEHSALAQALRAGEHGEVRRLVVTASGGPFRGRSREELAAVRPEDALAHPTWDMGRVITTNSATLINKGLEVIEAHLLFGIPYDRIDVVVHPQSIVHSMVEFVDGSTIAQASPPDMRLPISLGLDWPHRVPGVGAPIDWTMAQQWTFEPLDDDTFPAVALARRVGELGGTFPAVYNAANEQAVDAFHEGRVSFLGIVETVRRVVDAHEPGPVTLEGVLAAERWARDEADALLAEGVDG, from the coding sequence ATGAGTCGTCGCCGCGTCCTCGTCCTCGGATCCACCGGATCGATCGGCGTCCAGGCCCTCGAGGTGATTGCGGCGAACCCCGACCGCTTCGAGCTCGTGGGCATGGCGGCGGGGCGGAACGCGGATGCGCTCGCCCGCCAGGCGGCCGAGACGGGCGTCGCGCGCACGGCCCTCGGCATCGACGAGGCCGTCGCGCTCGTGCGCGAGCTCGAGGCGGATGTCGTGCTCAACGGCATCACGGGCTCGGTCGGCCTGGGGGCGACCCTCGCGGCGCTCGAGACGGGCGCGACCCTCGCGCTCGCCAACAAGGAGAGCCTGATCGTCGGCGGTGAGCTCGTGCTCGCGGCCGCGGCGCCCGGCCAGATCGTCCCCGTCGACTCCGAGCACTCGGCGCTCGCCCAAGCCCTCCGCGCGGGGGAGCACGGCGAGGTGCGCCGCCTCGTCGTCACGGCATCCGGCGGCCCGTTCCGCGGGCGCTCGCGGGAGGAGCTCGCGGCGGTGCGGCCGGAGGACGCCCTCGCGCATCCGACGTGGGACATGGGGCGCGTCATCACGACGAACTCCGCGACGCTCATCAACAAGGGCCTCGAGGTGATCGAGGCCCACCTGCTCTTCGGCATCCCGTACGACCGCATCGACGTCGTCGTGCACCCGCAGTCGATCGTGCACTCGATGGTCGAGTTCGTCGACGGGTCGACGATCGCGCAGGCCTCGCCGCCCGACATGCGGCTGCCCATCTCGCTCGGCCTCGACTGGCCGCACCGGGTGCCGGGAGTCGGCGCGCCCATCGACTGGACGATGGCGCAGCAGTGGACGTTCGAGCCGCTCGACGACGACACCTTCCCGGCCGTCGCGCTCGCGCGCCGCGTGGGTGAGCTCGGCGGCACGTTCCCCGCGGTCTACAACGCCGCGAACGAGCAGGCCGTCGACGCCTTCCACGAGGGCCGCGTGTCGTTCCTCGGCATCGTCGAGACCGTGCGGCGGGTCGTCGACGCGCACGAGCCCGGGCCTGTCACCCTCGAAGGGGTTCTCGCCGCCGAGCGCTGGGCGCGCGACGAGGCCGATGCGCTGCTCGCGGAAGGGGTCGACGGATGA
- a CDS encoding DUF2330 domain-containing protein produces the protein MTRRFFAGSAAAALVAAVLTAVGLASPAAACACGAPTPPGGISVSVGEERAIVTFDGAVERIDLVLDMLADGADTGLVIPTPTPATVSLGERSLFEALERQTAPRVEYVEDWWGGMGDGSAGGAPEVLSEVDLGPISAVTLAASDAAGLQAWLDQNGYGIDPAVQALFADYIARGWSFAAFKLTGEEPLDGALDPVRLEFPATDVVYPLLLSQAAQTPQTVRLYLFGDDGMQATFPDGTVAGEVVWAGRVTQAGLTRLGAYLTVIEAYFFDPATQITGDLTITSTGARDDFTPVETRVKYVDIGGVPLGYAIAGVASVFGLMLLIVVVGAIVHARSEKRRRRAY, from the coding sequence ATGACGAGACGGTTCTTCGCGGGATCGGCTGCGGCCGCGCTCGTCGCGGCGGTGCTCACGGCTGTCGGTCTCGCGTCGCCCGCGGCGGCGTGCGCGTGCGGCGCCCCGACGCCGCCGGGAGGGATCAGCGTCTCGGTCGGCGAGGAGCGCGCCATCGTGACGTTCGACGGCGCGGTCGAGCGCATCGACCTCGTGCTCGACATGCTCGCCGACGGCGCCGACACGGGCCTCGTCATCCCGACTCCGACGCCCGCGACGGTGAGCCTCGGCGAGCGCTCGCTCTTCGAGGCACTCGAGCGGCAGACCGCGCCCCGCGTCGAGTACGTCGAGGATTGGTGGGGCGGCATGGGTGACGGCTCGGCCGGCGGCGCCCCCGAGGTGCTCTCGGAGGTCGATCTGGGGCCCATCTCGGCCGTCACGCTCGCCGCATCCGACGCCGCGGGCCTGCAGGCCTGGCTCGACCAGAACGGCTACGGCATCGACCCGGCCGTGCAGGCGCTCTTCGCCGACTACATCGCGCGCGGCTGGTCGTTCGCGGCGTTCAAGCTCACGGGCGAGGAGCCCCTCGACGGCGCGCTCGACCCCGTGCGGCTCGAGTTCCCGGCGACCGACGTCGTCTACCCGCTGCTGCTGTCGCAGGCGGCGCAGACGCCCCAGACGGTGCGCCTCTACCTCTTCGGCGACGACGGCATGCAGGCGACGTTCCCCGACGGCACCGTCGCGGGCGAGGTCGTGTGGGCGGGCCGCGTGACGCAGGCAGGGCTCACGCGACTCGGCGCGTACCTCACGGTCATCGAGGCCTACTTCTTCGACCCCGCCACCCAGATCACGGGCGACCTCACGATCACCTCGACGGGTGCGCGCGACGACTTCACGCCCGTCGAGACGCGCGTGAAGTACGTCGACATCGGGGGAGTCCCGCTGGGTTACGCGATCGCGGGCGTGGCCTCGGTGTTCGGCCTCATGCTGCTCATCGTGGTCGTCGGCGCGATCGTGCACGCGCGCTCCGAGAAGCGGCGGCGGCGGGCCTACTAG
- a CDS encoding RIP metalloprotease, whose translation METVLLYVLGVVIVAIGLALSIGLHEIGHLLPAKRFGVKVGQYMIGFGPTLFSRRKGETEYGVKLIPLGGYISMAGMYPPAREGEGARTSSTGFFDTLVQDARDQSAETVTPGDEERVFYKLPVHKRIIIMLGGPVMNLLIAIVLYAVVLCGFGVYQYSTTLGSVNECVATDATQTECTPSDPAAPAAEAGLLPGDRLVSIAGTEVTDWDQASGIIRSHPEETIPFVVERDGELLTLDVTPMLSERPVVDDAGQAVLDEDGEVVTREVGFIGVGPATEKVQLPVTAVLPAVWDNSVGVGKIIVTLPQRLVQVAQAAFGGDERDPNGPISVVGVGRLAGEISSLDAAPVADRAASLIQMLAALNVALFVFNLIPLLPLDGGHVAGAIWEAIRRGVAKLRGKADPGPIDIARFIPVTLVIVAVLGISSALLIYADIVNPVTLQ comes from the coding sequence GTGGAAACCGTGCTGCTCTACGTGCTCGGCGTCGTCATCGTCGCGATCGGGCTCGCCCTCTCGATCGGTCTCCACGAGATCGGCCACCTCCTCCCCGCGAAGCGCTTCGGCGTCAAGGTCGGCCAGTACATGATCGGCTTCGGGCCGACGCTGTTCTCCCGCCGCAAGGGCGAGACCGAGTACGGCGTCAAGCTCATCCCGCTCGGCGGCTACATCTCGATGGCGGGCATGTACCCGCCCGCCCGCGAGGGCGAGGGCGCACGCACCTCGAGCACGGGATTCTTCGACACCCTCGTGCAGGATGCCCGCGACCAGTCGGCCGAGACGGTCACGCCGGGCGACGAGGAGCGCGTCTTCTACAAGCTGCCCGTGCACAAGCGCATCATCATCATGCTCGGCGGACCCGTCATGAACCTGCTCATCGCGATCGTGCTCTACGCCGTCGTACTGTGCGGTTTCGGCGTGTACCAGTACTCGACGACACTCGGGAGCGTCAACGAGTGCGTCGCGACGGATGCCACGCAGACCGAGTGCACTCCCTCCGACCCCGCAGCCCCCGCCGCCGAGGCGGGCCTCCTGCCCGGCGATCGGCTCGTGTCGATCGCCGGCACGGAGGTGACGGACTGGGACCAGGCGAGCGGCATCATCCGCTCCCACCCCGAGGAGACAATCCCGTTCGTCGTCGAGCGCGACGGCGAGCTCCTGACGCTCGACGTGACCCCCATGCTGAGCGAACGGCCCGTCGTCGACGACGCCGGGCAGGCGGTGCTCGACGAGGACGGCGAGGTCGTCACGCGTGAGGTCGGCTTCATCGGCGTGGGGCCGGCGACCGAGAAGGTTCAGCTTCCCGTGACGGCCGTGCTGCCCGCCGTGTGGGACAACTCGGTCGGCGTCGGCAAGATCATCGTCACACTGCCGCAGAGGCTCGTGCAGGTCGCGCAGGCGGCCTTCGGGGGCGACGAGCGCGACCCGAACGGGCCCATCAGCGTCGTGGGCGTCGGACGCCTCGCGGGCGAGATCTCCTCGCTCGACGCGGCGCCCGTCGCCGATCGCGCGGCGAGCCTCATCCAGATGCTCGCGGCCCTCAACGTGGCGCTCTTCGTGTTCAACCTCATCCCGCTGCTCCCGCTCGACGGCGGGCACGTCGCCGGGGCGATCTGGGAGGCCATCCGCCGCGGCGTCGCGAAGCTGCGGGGCAAGGCCGATCCCGGTCCCATCGACATCGCGCGCTTCATCCCCGTCACGCTCGTCATCGTCGCGGTGCTCGGCATCTCGAGCGCGCTGCTCATCTACGCCGACATCGTCAACCCCGTCACGCTGCAGTAG
- a CDS encoding GNAT family N-acetyltransferase — protein sequence MGDELRVVPANEASWHELQTVLGARGEAASCQCQWFFLRDKEFTPMPREERAARFREQTACGHPHAETTSGIVAFLGDEPVGWCAVQPRADYVRLARMRVPWAGREEDPGDDGVWAIVCFAIRSGYRRQGVATALAIAAVEHARARGARAVEGYPKQLAPGKEEIWGELYVGTPGMFEAAGMRVVSRPTLRRLVMRRDFA from the coding sequence ATGGGCGATGAGCTGCGCGTGGTGCCCGCGAACGAGGCGAGCTGGCACGAGCTGCAGACCGTGCTCGGTGCGCGCGGCGAGGCCGCGTCGTGCCAGTGCCAATGGTTCTTCCTGCGCGACAAGGAGTTCACCCCGATGCCGCGGGAGGAACGGGCGGCGCGCTTCCGCGAGCAGACCGCGTGCGGGCATCCGCACGCCGAGACGACGAGCGGCATCGTCGCCTTCCTGGGCGACGAGCCCGTCGGGTGGTGCGCCGTGCAGCCGCGTGCCGACTACGTGCGGCTCGCACGCATGCGCGTGCCCTGGGCGGGGCGCGAGGAGGACCCGGGCGACGACGGCGTGTGGGCGATCGTGTGCTTCGCGATCCGCTCGGGCTACCGGCGGCAGGGGGTCGCGACGGCGCTCGCGATCGCGGCCGTCGAGCACGCGCGCGCCCGCGGGGCTCGCGCGGTCGAGGGCTACCCGAAGCAGCTCGCGCCCGGCAAGGAGGAGATCTGGGGCGAGCTCTACGTCGGCACGCCCGGCATGTTCGAGGCTGCCGGCATGCGCGTGGTGTCGCGTCCGACGTTGCGTCGCCTCGTCATGCGCCGCGACTTCGCGTGA
- a CDS encoding LysR family transcriptional regulator, translating into MDARFSTLPPSPDDLLVLLAVARAGRYTTAAQQLGVTHTTIARRIASLESALGGPVLRRGPAGWMLTPLGERAVAVASEVESAMGRLTGAEPGGELAGLIRLSATDGFSGYIAAPAMAELRARHPQLALEIVAVTRQASRQRAAADLEVVVGRPEVRRAEAVKLADYVLGLYASRELLERIGTPESPSALTGKPLVYFIESMLHVDSLDDARRTIPAMFDAVTSTNVYVHVEATRAGAGFGLLPCFLADRHPDLVRLFPDRIARTLPYWLVARSDTFRQPAIEAFVGALRERLRHVQSELLGTATGAAAPA; encoded by the coding sequence ATGGATGCTCGTTTCTCCACGCTCCCCCCGAGCCCCGACGACCTCCTCGTGCTGCTCGCCGTCGCTCGAGCGGGCCGCTACACGACGGCCGCCCAGCAACTCGGCGTCACCCACACGACGATCGCGCGCCGCATCGCCTCGCTCGAGTCGGCCCTCGGCGGTCCGGTGCTGCGGCGAGGCCCCGCCGGATGGATGCTCACGCCCCTCGGAGAGCGTGCCGTCGCCGTCGCGAGCGAGGTCGAGAGCGCGATGGGCCGCCTCACGGGCGCCGAGCCGGGCGGAGAGCTCGCGGGCCTCATCCGTCTGTCCGCCACCGACGGGTTCAGCGGCTACATCGCCGCGCCCGCGATGGCCGAGCTGCGCGCGCGGCACCCCCAGCTCGCGCTCGAGATCGTCGCCGTCACACGGCAGGCCTCGCGGCAGCGCGCGGCCGCCGACCTCGAGGTGGTCGTGGGGAGACCGGAGGTGCGCCGCGCCGAGGCCGTCAAGCTCGCCGATTACGTGCTCGGGCTCTACGCGAGCCGGGAGCTGCTCGAACGGATCGGCACACCGGAGTCGCCGAGCGCGCTCACGGGAAAGCCGCTCGTGTACTTCATCGAGTCGATGCTGCACGTCGACAGCCTCGACGATGCGCGCCGCACGATCCCTGCGATGTTCGACGCCGTCACGAGCACGAACGTCTACGTGCACGTGGAGGCGACGCGTGCGGGTGCGGGCTTCGGGCTGCTCCCGTGCTTCCTCGCCGACCGGCACCCCGACCTGGTGCGCCTGTTCCCCGACCGCATCGCGCGCACGCTCCCCTACTGGCTCGTCGCCCGTTCCGACACCTTCCGGCAGCCGGCGATCGAGGCGTTCGTCGGGGCGCTGCGCGAACGCCTGCGCCACGTGCAGTCGGAGCTGCTCGGCACGGCGACCGGAGCCGCCGCTCCTGCCTGA